One part of the Rutidosis leptorrhynchoides isolate AG116_Rl617_1_P2 chromosome 1, CSIRO_AGI_Rlap_v1, whole genome shotgun sequence genome encodes these proteins:
- the LOC139874825 gene encoding probable 2-oxoglutarate-dependent dioxygenase AOP1, which translates to MGFVAQPNIPVINMVDMKQTTSFKTSFACNEVRHALEEYGCFLVVCDEITEEVNTKVYDALKTLFDLPIDTKVRNTSPKAYHGYVGQLPFLPLLESLGIENATSVHGVNSFANVMWPSGNDDFCKMIQSYAKLVSEIEETVRKLVFESYGVSNYHEYYNESVTYLLRVMKYRPPSANETKIGSISHTDKTFISILSQNQVKGLEIKTKDNDWIPVKYPSSSFLVMAGDAFKAWSNDRVHSPYHRVVVEGNEHRYSLGLFTYHKGIITVPEELVDEDHVRKFNSFDHFGYLDFYDKDSQFELEYSHIKSYCGV; encoded by the exons ATGGGTTTTGTTGCACAACCTAACATTCCTGTTATTAACATGGTAGATATGAAGCAAACTACAAGTTTCAAGACTTCTTTTGCATGCAACGAAGTGAGGCATGCACTTGAAGAGTATGGTTGCTTTTTGGTTGTTTGTGATGAGATAACTGAAGAAGTTAATACAAAAGTATATGATGCTTTAAAAACCCTATTTGATCTTCCTATTGATACAAAAGTTAGAAACACTTCACCTAAGGCTTACCATGGCTATGTTGGCCAACTCCCTTTTCTTCCACTTCTAGAAAGCTTGGGAATTGAAAATGCTACAAGTGTTCATGGAGTTAATAGCTTCGCCAATGTTATGTGGCCCTCAGGAAATGATGATTTCTG TAAAATGATTCAGTCCTACGCGAAACTAGTCTCTGAAATTGAAGAAACAGTTAGGAAGTTGGTGTTTGAAAGCTACGGAGTGAGCAATTACCATGAATACTATAATGAATCTGTGACATATCTTCTTAGAGTCATGAAATACAGACCGCCAAGCGCGAATGAGACTAAAATAGGTTCCATATCTCACACAGATAAGACCTTCATATCCATACTTAGCCAAAATCAAGTGAAGGGATTAGAGATTAAAACCAAGGATAATGATTGGATTCCTGTGAAGTACCCTTCTTCGTCTTTCTTGGTTATGGCCGGCGATGCGTTCAAG GCTTGGAGTAATGATCGAGTGCACTCACCTTATCATCGAGTCGTTGTTGAAGGGAATGAACATAGGTACTCATTAGGGTTGTTTACATACCACAAGGGGATCATAACTGTACCAGAAGAGTTAGTTGATGAAGATCATGTGAGAAAGTTCAACTCATTTGATCATTTCGGGTACCTTGACTTCTATGACAAAGACTCGCAGTTCGAGCTAGAATACAGCCACATTAAATCATATTGCGGGGTGTGA